One segment of Alistipes finegoldii DSM 17242 DNA contains the following:
- a CDS encoding DUF4906 domain-containing protein, with translation MKQTIFILLALALCWGCITDREPTARSKVAVELTVRSAPMTTTTRATDETTIRDLNFYLMDKAGRVVVFRYLTTTTLRFECPPGVYLMRIAVNVGRSLGESADLSRYMVTYQQDYDTLPMFYEQETTISCSSGSVVQLPPINVKRFVSKISYNLTAKPADMELKSVQLLTVPSTAALFAGNGPASGNPDDYTHGPEMLLTGRQAAGSYYMLPNLQGVRTSITDQKQKNADNAPPCASWLLIRATRGSKVLAYSVYLGENNTSDFNVRANCHYRLNITLLNDNTADTRIAAYTAAVYDDFDDGNIGGYCVYDPDYSLHVDMVNENSSLAISGRLEVTQGDSDYFEFDRTDCNNSFDFEIYNPKGGNYFYLDYGPSVFTKDNSTLAYRVTLTDEYGFAQSYDFKHTMANIVYAHTSAGGSVTADRCLYTQTANEGGGKRTAALCHEDGCRLTAAATGSYAFVGWYADAAYSRLLSSSESYNYVPRDSHADIYARFRVMETPLDSKGTANCYIAPALDTRYSFDATVQGNGKNTTNIWPQQLHGVSARVLWESGTLSETVVKDAAYSNGRISFSTGAVRGNAVIGLFDAAGNCIWSWHIWSVDYDPATMAQTYSSGAVFMDRNIGALTTDCTQPSSRGLYYQWGRKDPFPHPATCQDINKRADAVYAEGFEYAVSYPRNAGTESPYDNMTVEWSIAHPTTFMSDAMYEDWEEWTSVADWLYNHHPNLWGNVTTSNNNISKVSLKSIYDPCPVGWKVPSPEDFAGIERVSQSSPYYVTIHYNGNRTTNIPTGGTFVETRFMNNGQLGRLYTNAPYNMHWGTWACRYGDISCTSIFFSTGSVPSFIGTTDYYRYAANPIRCIRE, from the coding sequence ATGAAACAAACCATATTCATTTTGCTCGCCCTCGCTCTTTGCTGGGGCTGCATTACCGACCGCGAGCCGACCGCACGGTCGAAAGTGGCCGTAGAACTGACCGTCAGGTCCGCCCCCATGACAACGACGACCCGCGCGACCGACGAAACGACGATCCGCGACCTGAATTTCTACCTTATGGACAAAGCGGGCCGCGTAGTGGTATTCCGCTATCTCACCACGACGACGCTGCGCTTCGAATGCCCTCCGGGCGTCTACCTGATGCGCATTGCCGTCAACGTCGGCCGCAGTCTGGGTGAAAGTGCCGACCTTTCCCGATACATGGTAACATACCAGCAGGATTATGACACACTACCGATGTTTTACGAACAGGAAACGACGATCTCATGTTCGTCCGGCAGCGTAGTGCAGTTACCGCCGATAAACGTTAAACGCTTCGTGTCGAAAATCTCCTACAACCTCACCGCAAAACCTGCCGACATGGAACTCAAATCCGTGCAACTGCTCACCGTTCCCAGCACCGCGGCGCTCTTTGCAGGGAACGGCCCGGCATCCGGCAATCCCGACGACTACACCCACGGCCCGGAAATGCTCCTGACGGGACGGCAGGCCGCAGGCAGCTATTACATGCTGCCCAATCTTCAAGGCGTGAGGACCTCGATCACCGACCAGAAGCAGAAGAATGCCGACAATGCGCCCCCTTGTGCATCGTGGCTGCTTATCCGCGCCACGCGGGGCAGTAAGGTGCTGGCCTACTCGGTCTATCTGGGCGAAAACAATACGTCCGATTTCAACGTCCGGGCCAACTGCCATTACAGGCTCAATATAACCCTGCTGAACGACAACACCGCAGACACCCGAATCGCGGCATATACGGCTGCCGTGTACGACGATTTCGACGACGGCAATATCGGCGGCTACTGCGTGTACGACCCGGATTACAGCCTGCATGTCGATATGGTGAACGAAAACAGCTCGCTCGCTATCAGCGGGCGGCTGGAGGTGACACAAGGCGACAGCGACTATTTCGAATTTGACCGTACCGACTGCAATAACAGCTTCGACTTTGAAATCTATAACCCCAAAGGAGGTAATTACTTTTACCTCGATTACGGCCCGTCCGTTTTCACCAAAGACAATTCAACGCTGGCCTACCGCGTAACGCTGACCGACGAATACGGATTCGCACAGTCTTACGATTTCAAACATACGATGGCAAATATAGTTTACGCCCATACTTCCGCAGGCGGGAGCGTCACGGCAGACAGATGCCTATATACCCAAACTGCGAACGAGGGCGGCGGCAAGCGCACCGCAGCGTTATGCCACGAGGACGGATGCCGACTGACCGCCGCAGCGACGGGGTCCTATGCTTTCGTGGGCTGGTACGCCGACGCCGCATATTCCCGGCTCCTTTCATCGTCGGAGAGCTACAATTATGTCCCCCGCGATTCGCATGCCGACATATATGCCCGTTTTCGGGTCATGGAAACACCCCTCGACAGTAAGGGAACGGCGAACTGCTACATAGCCCCGGCCCTCGACACCCGCTATTCGTTCGATGCGACGGTGCAGGGCAACGGCAAGAATACGACGAATATCTGGCCGCAGCAGCTTCACGGAGTTTCCGCCCGCGTGCTTTGGGAATCGGGGACATTGAGCGAAACGGTTGTCAAAGATGCGGCGTACTCAAACGGCCGTATATCCTTTTCGACGGGAGCCGTGCGGGGCAACGCCGTGATCGGGTTGTTCGACGCTGCGGGAAACTGCATCTGGTCGTGGCATATCTGGTCGGTCGATTACGACCCGGCAACAATGGCGCAGACCTATTCGTCCGGGGCTGTCTTTATGGACCGCAATATCGGAGCACTCACCACCGACTGCACGCAGCCCTCATCGCGCGGGCTTTACTACCAGTGGGGCCGCAAAGACCCCTTTCCGCATCCGGCGACTTGTCAGGATATAAACAAACGCGCCGACGCCGTATATGCCGAGGGATTCGAATACGCTGTCAGCTATCCCCGAAACGCCGGGACTGAAAGCCCTTATGACAATATGACCGTGGAGTGGTCGATTGCTCACCCGACAACCTTTATGAGCGATGCCATGTACGAAGATTGGGAAGAGTGGACATCAGTAGCCGATTGGCTTTATAATCATCATCCGAATCTTTGGGGGAACGTCACGACAAGCAACAACAATATTAGCAAGGTAAGCCTCAAATCAATTTATGACCCGTGCCCCGTTGGTTGGAAAGTCCCCAGCCCCGAAGATTTTGCCGGAATCGAGCGGGTAAGTCAGTCGTCGCCCTATTATGTAACGATTCATTACAACGGTAATCGCACCACGAATATCCCGACTGGAGGGACTTTCGTTGAAACACGCTTTATGAATAACGGACAGCTCGGACGGCTTTATACCAATGCGCCCTACAATATGCACTGGGGAACGTGGGCTTGTCGATATGGCGATATTTCCTGCACCTCGATTTTTTTCTCGACGGGTTCCGTACCATCATTTATCGGCACAACAGATTATTACCGCTATGCCGCAAATCCTATCCGCTGTATTCGGGAGTAG
- a CDS encoding DUF3575 domain-containing protein — MKKRHIITLMLCLLALWGKPHRVAAQFFSAKVNALAALTATVNVGVDAAVADKWTLDLSAYWNPVNSDSFSCRLYAAQIGTKRWLYEAFVGHFIGSQLTYGNYLYGGSRRYYKGGMAGLGFSYGYAWLLSKRWNVTAEIGIGVFYMKDTRRDRIPPEYESIFIHHYKRWVVGPSRAEISFNYLF; from the coding sequence ATGAAAAAAAGACACATCATCACCTTAATGCTCTGCCTACTGGCTTTGTGGGGCAAGCCCCATCGGGTCGCAGCGCAGTTTTTCAGCGCCAAAGTAAACGCGTTGGCCGCACTCACCGCAACGGTGAACGTAGGAGTGGATGCCGCCGTCGCGGACAAGTGGACGTTAGACCTTTCCGCCTACTGGAATCCCGTAAACTCCGATTCGTTCAGTTGTCGGCTGTATGCCGCGCAGATCGGCACGAAACGCTGGCTTTACGAAGCGTTCGTGGGCCATTTCATCGGCAGCCAGCTAACCTATGGAAATTACCTGTACGGCGGTTCCCGACGCTACTACAAAGGCGGAATGGCCGGGCTGGGATTCAGCTATGGTTATGCTTGGCTGCTCTCGAAGCGTTGGAACGTCACGGCCGAAATCGGCATCGGGGTCTTTTACATGAAAGACACCCGCCGCGACCGCATCCCGCCCGAATACGAATCCATCTTCATACACCACTACAAGCGGTGGGTTGTAGGCCCCTCGCGGGCAGAGATCAGTTTTAACTACTTATTCTAA
- a CDS encoding DUF4906 domain-containing protein, whose protein sequence is MKKLIYTVVCMMLFCCACSDADIELNPATQAKQQLAMTFRCGAMSPTRAATNDTRIDDINLYLFPVNGGQARHVYIAPVRPVVLELPKGDYTLYAIANLGHDAGERTQDFVRSLRVEREPAALADAPFPMSAQQAVTVRGDTQIAVSLLRAVAKVNFSYTVAADFAKSFHVKSVQFRSAPRSAALFDFSRAESSEAVADMPPVEASATAYAATCYLLENRQGEVAGIGSQQQKDQTRAPEHATYIAIAGEADGTQVVYRIYLGENNTTDFNVGRNRVYNIDARILGLNTVDWRVSTAELTVTPFAENHAPGEPATTELRLTSTNNPENVYYLSYHIDAGTGIVAIDGVNRNPGTPYPFFSGNGTVTAGISYTQAEPGDVRLRLTVTDKYGFSMERVLTTVFKNPELTITYAQQGNELTVYDRAYIDYTVSQPGYSGNYTVKVEGVPSVYYGRYGSDVPLTTFTQYGNGTNTLRVKPNMLGPNPLKITVTDTDGHSAEIITSVMGIKTTADLQPTFSTSGGLLYVTVESSQPVVDDLTVKVTANADIYSFGGAVTKKQYIVTVKIEADHTTGKGSVSLSGLGSYATFTVTSYSAEFKRTSDNGLVEYKLQ, encoded by the coding sequence ATGAAAAAACTTATTTATACCGTCGTCTGCATGATGCTTTTTTGCTGCGCCTGCTCGGATGCGGACATAGAGCTTAATCCGGCGACGCAGGCCAAACAGCAGCTTGCAATGACATTCCGCTGCGGGGCCATGTCCCCGACACGCGCCGCGACGAACGACACCCGCATCGACGACATCAATCTGTACTTGTTCCCCGTAAACGGCGGTCAGGCCCGGCACGTCTATATTGCTCCGGTGCGCCCCGTCGTGCTGGAACTGCCCAAAGGCGACTATACGCTTTACGCCATTGCCAACCTCGGACACGACGCGGGCGAGCGGACGCAGGATTTCGTTCGCTCGCTGCGCGTCGAACGGGAGCCTGCGGCCCTCGCGGATGCTCCCTTTCCCATGTCCGCGCAGCAGGCCGTCACCGTGCGCGGCGACACGCAGATCGCCGTATCTTTGCTTCGCGCCGTGGCAAAGGTCAATTTCAGCTACACCGTGGCTGCTGATTTCGCAAAGTCTTTTCATGTGAAGTCCGTGCAGTTTCGCAGCGCACCCCGTTCGGCGGCTCTCTTTGACTTCAGCCGCGCCGAGAGCAGCGAAGCCGTTGCCGACATGCCGCCCGTCGAAGCGTCGGCAACGGCCTATGCCGCGACCTGCTATTTATTGGAGAACAGGCAGGGAGAGGTTGCAGGCATCGGCTCCCAGCAGCAGAAAGATCAAACCCGCGCCCCGGAACATGCCACCTACATAGCCATAGCGGGCGAAGCCGACGGAACGCAGGTTGTGTACCGCATCTATCTCGGAGAAAACAACACGACGGATTTCAATGTCGGCCGCAACCGGGTTTACAACATCGACGCCCGCATCCTCGGTCTGAACACCGTGGACTGGCGGGTATCGACGGCAGAACTCACCGTCACGCCATTTGCCGAAAACCATGCACCGGGGGAACCTGCGACAACCGAACTGCGGCTTACATCCACGAACAACCCCGAAAATGTCTATTACTTGTCCTATCATATCGACGCCGGGACGGGGATAGTCGCCATCGACGGCGTGAATCGGAACCCCGGTACGCCTTATCCGTTCTTTTCGGGCAACGGAACAGTAACGGCCGGTATCAGCTATACGCAGGCAGAGCCGGGCGACGTGCGGCTCCGTCTGACGGTTACGGACAAATACGGATTCAGCATGGAGCGTGTGCTGACAACGGTATTCAAAAACCCGGAACTGACGATAACCTATGCCCAGCAGGGAAATGAACTGACGGTTTATGACCGGGCATATATCGACTATACCGTGTCACAACCCGGTTACTCCGGGAACTACACCGTAAAAGTGGAAGGTGTTCCGTCCGTGTACTATGGTCGTTATGGCTCCGACGTTCCCCTGACGACATTCACCCAATACGGGAACGGCACAAATACATTACGGGTGAAGCCAAATATGCTTGGGCCGAACCCGCTGAAAATAACCGTAACCGACACCGACGGCCACAGCGCGGAGATCATCACATCGGTAATGGGTATTAAGACCACCGCCGACCTCCAACCGACATTCAGCACATCGGGGGGCTTGCTCTATGTTACCGTGGAATCTTCGCAGCCCGTAGTGGACGACCTGACCGTGAAAGTGACGGCCAATGCCGACATATATTCTTTCGGTGGGGCCGTGACAAAAAAGCAGTATATCGTAACGGTGAAGATTGAAGCCGACCATACGACAGGAAAAGGGTCTGTATCATTGAGCGGGTTAGGGAGTTACGCCACGTTCACAGTAACGTCTTATTCCGCGGAATTTAAGCGCACATCGGATAACGGATTGGTCGAATATAAATTGCAGTAG
- a CDS encoding radical SAM protein, producing MSKVFTFTPDYPYGFPCEVIKGGTGYRDYATVLPPEVEHTCPDYGLYNYPAAIGFLTRGCVNRCPWCVVPRKEGALRGNADIEEFLDGRRNAVLLDNNVLASGWGLEQIEKIIRLGVRVDFNQGLDARQIARNPPIAELLSRVKWMRYIRMAYDSTAVRDDVRKAIERLKKCGMKPAKMFFYVLVREVDDALARIEELDALGCQPFAQPYRDFENKIRPTPEQRRLARWCNHKPTFHTVNYKNYKE from the coding sequence ATGTCCAAAGTATTTACATTCACACCCGATTATCCGTACGGATTCCCCTGCGAGGTAATAAAGGGCGGAACTGGGTATCGGGACTATGCGACCGTGCTGCCCCCGGAGGTCGAACACACCTGCCCTGATTACGGGCTGTATAACTATCCTGCGGCAATAGGTTTTCTGACCCGCGGATGCGTGAATCGCTGCCCGTGGTGCGTGGTTCCCCGAAAAGAGGGCGCATTGCGGGGAAACGCTGACATAGAAGAATTTCTGGACGGACGCCGCAATGCCGTACTGCTCGACAACAACGTACTTGCGTCCGGGTGGGGACTGGAGCAGATCGAGAAGATTATCCGGTTAGGGGTGCGCGTAGACTTCAATCAGGGACTTGATGCCCGGCAGATCGCCCGGAATCCCCCAATCGCCGAACTGCTCTCGCGGGTGAAATGGATGCGTTATATCCGCATGGCTTACGACAGCACCGCCGTCCGCGACGATGTGCGCAAGGCCATAGAACGGCTGAAAAAATGCGGTATGAAGCCCGCAAAGATGTTTTTCTATGTGCTGGTCCGGGAGGTGGACGACGCGCTGGCCCGCATCGAAGAACTGGACGCGCTGGGATGTCAGCCCTTTGCACAGCCGTACCGCGATTTTGAGAATAAGATACGCCCGACACCCGAACAGCGGCGACTGGCCCGCTGGTGCAACCATAAACCGACGTTTCACACCGTGAACTACAAAAACTACAAAGAATAA
- a CDS encoding DUF2971 domain-containing protein, whose product MTNKDQHPAILYKYIDTTGGLSMLQKEELWFRRTGFLNDPYDCYLSHECQGKYPEFSVSFDLNELTKYFGICSLSETATTFLMWSYYNEHKGMCIGVNMKDIYTSLINHFHDKINSYLSFRKVVYKNKLPDLNLINIVPFDYQTPRIDNTPSKKAQNEINGFLSTKAKWWEHEKEYRLILRQTPNPYLNLDEPVKLQMRNLINRVYLGCKFDGNIDTIINIAKEKKFDVYKFRQQSHTYGLYAEKLYSHNNQ is encoded by the coding sequence ATGACCAATAAAGACCAACATCCTGCTATTCTATATAAGTACATTGATACCACTGGTGGTTTATCCATGCTGCAAAAAGAAGAATTATGGTTCAGGCGAACAGGCTTTCTGAATGACCCTTACGATTGTTACCTTTCGCACGAATGTCAGGGAAAATACCCGGAATTTAGTGTGTCCTTTGACTTAAATGAACTCACCAAATATTTCGGAATTTGTAGTTTAAGTGAAACTGCTACCACCTTTTTGATGTGGAGTTATTACAACGAGCACAAAGGCATGTGTATAGGTGTCAATATGAAAGACATTTATACCTCTTTAATTAACCATTTTCACGATAAAATCAATAGTTACCTCTCATTCAGAAAGGTTGTATACAAAAATAAACTTCCAGATTTAAATCTTATCAATATAGTACCATTTGACTATCAGACACCCCGGATTGATAACACCCCATCCAAAAAAGCCCAGAACGAAATCAACGGTTTTCTATCGACAAAAGCGAAGTGGTGGGAACATGAAAAGGAGTATCGTCTGATACTGCGGCAAACTCCTAATCCCTATCTGAATTTAGACGAACCGGTAAAATTACAAATGCGTAACTTGATTAATAGAGTGTATTTAGGATGCAAATTTGACGGTAACATAGATACTATAATCAATATAGCAAAAGAAAAGAAATTTGATGTATATAAATTCAGACAACAATCACATACCTATGGATTATATGCAGAGAAATTATACTCTCACAACAATCAATAA
- a CDS encoding Y-family DNA polymerase, producing MYGLADCNNFYASCERMFAPDLNGRPVVVLSNNDGCIIARSDEAKALGLKMGDAYFQQAAFLRQNNVAVFSSNLELYGDMSTRVMNTLKSYSPATEVYSIDESFMDFTGIDPATLRDFGLEIVQRVKKNTGIPISLGIAPTKTLAKIASKLCKQYPKLAGCCYMHRPEDIEKVLRRFPIGDVWGIGRRFEKKLLAANVATAYDFTQLSPEWVRLNMGGITALRMWKELRGEACIGFDDMPQPKQQIRTSRTFHNDVSDYGELHRNIALFTATSAEKLRKQQSVCGEIRVFILTNRHRPDKPQSYENALLKLPNPTDSTIELVKYAGKILRDLYSKGYGYKRAGVVLSDIRSNEGVQINMFDPIDRDKHTRIMAVMDALNKTYGRNKISLATQGATPPYRMNREHLSQRYTTSWDDIIQVKAM from the coding sequence ATGTACGGCCTTGCGGACTGCAATAATTTCTACGCATCCTGCGAACGAATGTTCGCCCCCGATCTAAACGGGCGGCCTGTTGTCGTATTGTCGAATAATGACGGGTGCATCATTGCCCGCAGCGATGAAGCAAAAGCGCTCGGTTTGAAGATGGGCGATGCCTATTTTCAGCAGGCTGCATTTCTCCGGCAAAATAATGTCGCTGTCTTTTCTTCCAATCTGGAACTCTACGGGGATATGAGTACGCGGGTTATGAATACCCTTAAATCGTACTCCCCCGCTACCGAGGTCTATTCCATTGACGAAAGTTTCATGGATTTCACGGGCATCGACCCGGCCACGCTGCGGGACTTCGGGCTGGAGATCGTGCAACGAGTGAAAAAGAATACGGGCATCCCGATCAGCTTGGGTATCGCTCCGACCAAAACGCTGGCGAAGATCGCCAGTAAGTTGTGCAAGCAATATCCGAAGCTGGCGGGCTGCTGCTACATGCACCGCCCGGAAGATATAGAGAAAGTACTGCGGCGGTTCCCTATCGGCGACGTATGGGGCATCGGGAGACGCTTCGAAAAGAAGCTGCTGGCCGCGAACGTCGCCACGGCATACGACTTCACGCAGTTATCCCCGGAGTGGGTGCGCCTGAACATGGGCGGCATTACGGCTCTGCGCATGTGGAAAGAGCTGCGGGGCGAAGCTTGTATAGGGTTTGATGATATGCCGCAGCCCAAGCAGCAGATACGCACCTCCCGAACATTTCACAACGACGTTTCCGATTACGGCGAACTGCACCGTAATATCGCGCTTTTCACCGCCACCAGCGCCGAAAAGCTGCGCAAGCAGCAATCCGTCTGCGGGGAAATCCGGGTGTTCATCCTGACGAACCGCCACCGCCCCGACAAGCCGCAAAGCTATGAAAATGCGCTGCTGAAACTGCCCAACCCGACAGACAGCACCATCGAATTGGTAAAATATGCGGGCAAGATACTGCGGGACTTGTACTCCAAAGGCTACGGCTACAAACGTGCGGGCGTGGTTCTTTCGGATATTCGGTCGAACGAAGGAGTACAAATCAATATGTTCGACCCGATTGACCGGGACAAACATACGCGGATCATGGCGGTCATGGACGCCTTGAACAAGACCTACGGCCGAAACAAGATAAGCCTCGCCACGCAGGGCGCGACACCGCCCTACCGCATGAACCGCGAACACCTTTCCCAACGATATACGACCAGTTGGGACGACATTATTCAGGTAAAGGCCATGTAA
- a CDS encoding LexA family protein codes for MNENIRLEWFKPDLTAPLEVPLMDSGVHAGFPSPADDSIEQPLDLNKLVAPNPNATFFARVVGDSMKDAHIEEGDLLAVDKSADPLDGDVVVSFIDEEFTLKTIRFKGAQVWLVPANEKYKPIEVTTDCDFRVWGVVRYVIKKVKK; via the coding sequence ATGAATGAAAACATAAGATTGGAATGGTTTAAACCGGACCTTACTGCACCGTTGGAGGTTCCTCTGATGGATAGCGGCGTACACGCAGGGTTCCCCTCCCCTGCGGACGACAGCATCGAACAACCGCTTGATCTGAATAAATTGGTAGCCCCGAATCCGAACGCTACATTTTTCGCACGTGTTGTCGGGGACAGCATGAAAGACGCGCATATCGAGGAGGGCGATTTGCTGGCGGTCGATAAGTCCGCCGATCCGCTCGATGGGGATGTCGTGGTGTCCTTTATCGACGAGGAATTTACGCTGAAAACGATCCGGTTTAAAGGGGCGCAGGTTTGGCTTGTCCCTGCCAATGAAAAGTACAAGCCTATCGAGGTCACTACGGACTGCGACTTCCGTGTGTGGGGCGTTGTCCGGTATGTAATAAAGAAAGTCAAAAAATAA
- a CDS encoding ORF6N domain-containing protein, with protein sequence MDAVQTAIKDKIIVVQGRQVILDSDVAALYGVETKRVNEAIKNNPDKFPDGYILQLTPSEWEDLRSKISTTKSAKVRYAPKAFTEKGLYMLATILKSPVATQTTIGIIETFAKVKELSRTMSALQEPNDPHLQERLAEKGSRIISDLLDDAFETTQSETTIECNLVVLKVKHTITRKPK encoded by the coding sequence ATGGATGCAGTTCAGACAGCAATCAAAGACAAAATCATCGTTGTTCAGGGTCGTCAGGTGATTCTCGACAGCGACGTAGCAGCCCTTTACGGCGTCGAAACGAAGCGCGTAAACGAAGCGATCAAGAACAACCCCGACAAATTCCCGGACGGGTACATTCTCCAGCTTACCCCGTCAGAATGGGAAGATTTGCGGTCGAAAATTTCGACCACAAAATCCGCAAAGGTCCGCTATGCCCCCAAAGCCTTTACCGAAAAGGGACTTTATATGCTGGCGACAATCCTGAAATCGCCTGTTGCCACACAGACGACAATCGGAATTATCGAAACCTTTGCAAAGGTGAAAGAACTGTCTCGCACGATGTCGGCGTTGCAAGAACCTAACGACCCGCATCTGCAAGAGCGGCTTGCCGAGAAAGGCAGCCGTATCATCAGCGATTTGCTGGACGATGCTTTTGAAACCACGCAGTCCGAAACGACAATCGAGTGCAACCTTGTCGTGCTGAAAGTAAAGCATACAATCACCCGCAAACCGAAATAG
- a CDS encoding site-specific integrase codes for MKNTFSVLFYVKKQQKKSGLLPIMGRITVNKQTTQFFTQLEIDPQTTEWDSKTKKINGKGASSLNSQLRNIEARIRTTYQEMFLRGPVLSAEQVKNAFLGIDDSSTTLLSVFQEYKQHQKDMIGKCRSLSTYKRITLVYNRVADFIKVKHHRSDMYAAEIDGSFVDDFSDYLFTTYKVSNNQVQKIMQVFKHVTKICIKKGLLKKDPFSDYKIKFDPVDPNFLTVDELKLIIQKKFSLRSLETTKDLFVFSCFTGLAFVDAMNLKRENITLAENGDMWIKITRQKTNIPSIIPVMDIAKSIIKKYENQNDSYVLPRSPHQHVNAYLKQIASSCGIKKNMTFHMARHTYATTAMSFGVPIATIAKTMGHANMKMTQHYARVLPEKIIKDINVLNTATQTLQTLYQ; via the coding sequence ATGAAAAACACATTTAGCGTGCTTTTTTATGTAAAAAAGCAACAGAAAAAGAGCGGATTATTGCCCATTATGGGGCGTATTACTGTCAATAAGCAGACGACACAATTCTTCACGCAGTTGGAAATTGACCCGCAAACTACGGAATGGGACAGCAAAACAAAGAAAATCAATGGAAAGGGAGCAAGTTCCCTAAATAGCCAACTGCGCAATATCGAAGCAAGAATCAGAACTACCTATCAGGAAATGTTTCTGCGCGGTCCTGTGCTGTCTGCCGAGCAAGTTAAAAATGCTTTTTTAGGGATTGATGATTCCAGCACTACCCTATTAAGCGTTTTCCAAGAGTACAAGCAACATCAAAAGGATATGATCGGCAAATGCCGTTCTCTTTCGACCTACAAACGTATTACCCTTGTATATAACCGGGTGGCGGATTTCATCAAGGTAAAACATCACCGTTCGGATATGTACGCCGCGGAGATCGACGGTTCTTTCGTCGATGATTTTTCAGACTATCTATTCACTACGTATAAGGTTTCAAACAATCAAGTTCAAAAAATCATGCAGGTATTCAAACATGTTACAAAAATCTGCATCAAGAAAGGTCTTTTGAAAAAGGACCCGTTCAGCGATTACAAAATTAAGTTTGACCCTGTGGACCCGAATTTCCTGACGGTCGATGAACTTAAATTAATCATCCAAAAGAAATTTTCATTGCGAAGTTTGGAAACGACAAAAGACCTATTCGTATTCAGCTGTTTTACGGGCTTAGCTTTTGTCGATGCCATGAACCTAAAACGTGAAAACATTACGCTTGCTGAAAACGGGGATATGTGGATTAAAATTACCCGTCAGAAAACAAATATTCCGTCGATCATCCCGGTTATGGATATTGCGAAATCCATAATTAAGAAATACGAGAATCAGAATGACAGCTACGTACTACCTCGTTCCCCGCATCAGCACGTAAACGCCTACTTGAAGCAAATTGCAAGTAGTTGCGGCATCAAAAAGAATATGACTTTCCACATGGCCCGGCATACCTATGCCACTACCGCCATGTCTTTCGGCGTTCCTATTGCCACCATCGCCAAGACAATGGGACATGCGAATATGAAAATGACGCAGCACTACGCCCGCGTTCTTCCCGAAAAGATCATCAAAGACATTAACGTTTTGAACACGGCAACGCAAACATTACAAACTCTTTACCAATAA